A window of the Microbacterium sp. AZCO genome harbors these coding sequences:
- a CDS encoding carbohydrate ABC transporter permease, with protein sequence MRRATPAVWFVALVVIALMLGPVIYIILGGFRSNSQITTDPGGLPDPWVFTNYLDVLTGGVFWQLVLNSTIVGIATTAGVIILGLMASYVLARYKFRGRGALYALFAAGLMFPITVAITPLYIVVRDIGLINSLGGVILPQIAFALPTTIIILVPFLRAIPDEIEEAAFIDGCSRLGFFWRMVLPLAVPGVITVGILAFIASWNSYLLPLFLLNDNANFTLPLGVQAFSSQYSQDTAKVLAFTSLSMIPALAFFSLFERRIVGGLTGAVKG encoded by the coding sequence ATGCGGCGCGCGACACCCGCCGTCTGGTTCGTCGCGCTCGTCGTGATCGCGCTGATGCTCGGGCCCGTCATCTACATCATCCTCGGCGGGTTCCGCTCGAACTCCCAGATCACGACGGATCCCGGCGGTCTCCCCGACCCGTGGGTCTTCACGAACTACCTGGACGTGCTCACGGGCGGCGTCTTCTGGCAGCTCGTGCTCAACTCGACGATCGTCGGGATCGCCACGACGGCGGGCGTCATCATCCTCGGCCTCATGGCGAGCTATGTGCTCGCGCGCTACAAGTTCCGCGGACGGGGCGCCCTGTACGCCCTGTTCGCGGCCGGGCTCATGTTCCCGATCACCGTCGCGATCACCCCGCTCTACATCGTCGTGCGCGACATCGGGCTCATCAACTCGCTCGGGGGCGTCATCCTGCCCCAGATCGCGTTCGCACTGCCGACGACGATCATCATCCTGGTGCCGTTCCTCCGCGCGATTCCGGACGAGATCGAAGAGGCCGCCTTCATCGACGGCTGCAGCCGGCTGGGCTTCTTCTGGCGGATGGTGCTCCCCCTCGCCGTCCCGGGAGTCATCACCGTCGGCATCCTGGCCTTCATCGCGAGCTGGAACAGCTATCTCCTCCCCCTGTTCCTCCTCAACGACAACGCCAACTTCACCCTGCCGCTGGGCGTCCAGGCGTTCTCGTCGCAGTACTCCCAGGACACGGCGAAGGTGCTCGCGTTCACCTCGCTCTCGATGATCCCGGCGCTCGCGTTCTTCAGCCTCTTCGAGCGGCGCATCGTCGGCGGTCTCACGGGGGCGGTCAAGGGATGA
- a CDS encoding sugar ABC transporter permease, with the protein MQTSETPKTDDRPETDLAQRSGGGGVTPPSSASRRRRPRGLGWKGRLEIAVLAGPAMLVFIGFVIFPVIMAAYYGFFNWHGYGPATDFIGLKNYVTILTDPDFQEALGHNAFIVVTSILIQGPIALLLALLLNRKMRGQSVIRVLIFVPYVIAEVVVGTGFSLLLATNGGLNGVLEKWGLNGLVHDWLADPSIAIWTLVAILTWKYVGFAVILFLAGLQGIPDELYEAAAIDGATYWQIQRRITIPLLGPTLRIWAFLSIIGALQLFDLVYIIWGQYVAPIAGTSTMATYMVANGRNAGNFGYGNAVAVVIFVISLIVALIYQRFVLRRDTAGALTERNAR; encoded by the coding sequence ATGCAGACAAGCGAGACCCCGAAGACGGACGATCGCCCGGAGACGGATCTCGCGCAGCGTTCCGGGGGCGGCGGCGTCACACCGCCGTCCTCGGCATCGCGGCGCCGCCGACCCCGAGGACTCGGCTGGAAGGGCCGACTGGAGATCGCGGTCCTCGCCGGCCCGGCGATGCTCGTCTTCATCGGGTTCGTCATCTTCCCCGTGATCATGGCGGCGTACTACGGCTTCTTCAACTGGCACGGCTACGGGCCGGCGACCGACTTCATCGGGCTGAAGAACTACGTCACGATCCTGACCGACCCGGACTTCCAGGAAGCACTCGGTCACAACGCCTTCATCGTCGTCACGTCGATCCTCATCCAGGGCCCGATCGCCCTGCTGCTCGCCCTCCTCCTCAACCGCAAGATGCGCGGGCAGTCCGTCATCCGCGTGCTCATCTTCGTGCCCTACGTCATCGCAGAGGTCGTCGTGGGAACGGGATTCAGCCTGCTCCTGGCCACGAACGGCGGCCTGAACGGGGTGCTGGAGAAGTGGGGCCTGAACGGTCTCGTCCACGACTGGCTCGCCGACCCGAGCATCGCGATCTGGACGCTCGTCGCGATCCTCACCTGGAAGTACGTCGGGTTCGCGGTCATCCTCTTCCTCGCCGGCCTCCAGGGCATCCCGGACGAGCTCTACGAGGCGGCGGCGATCGACGGCGCCACCTACTGGCAGATCCAGCGCAGGATCACGATCCCGCTGCTCGGCCCCACCCTGCGCATCTGGGCGTTCCTGTCGATCATCGGCGCCCTGCAGCTGTTCGACCTGGTCTACATCATCTGGGGCCAGTACGTCGCTCCCATCGCGGGGACCTCCACGATGGCGACGTACATGGTCGCCAACGGTCGCAACGCCGGCAACTTCGGCTACGGCAACGCCGTCGCGGTCGTCATCTTCGTCATCTCCCTCATCGTCGCCCTGATCTACCAGCGCTTCGTGCTGCGCCGCGACACCGCCGGCGCGCTCACCGAAAGGAACGCCCGATGA
- a CDS encoding extracellular solute-binding protein, with protein MKGKRILAGSAALVVGAMALAGCSAGGSSGNSDGKVEMTLWQNSTTGPGQQFWKDAIAAFEKENPNVTIKMQSIQNEDLDGKLQTSLNAGDPPDIFLQRGGGKMAAMVQAGQLMDLTGKIEGEAKEHISAGSLKGTSYQDKVWAMPLSVLPGGIFYSQDLYNAAGVTETPTTIDELVAANDKLKATGVAPLALGAKDAWPAAHWFYWFALRECAPKTMEETGDSKDFSDPCWLKAAEDLDAFAKTKPFNDGFLTTSAQQGAGSSAGLVANHKAGGELMGAWDPGVIASLTPDEKPLPDLAWYPFPEVKGGKGEPGSIMGGIDGYSCSAKAPKECVDFLNFVASDAQQTAYYKAYNSPPVNEEAQKAVTEPYLKQILEAYNKAPFVSQWLDTVLGQSVGNALNVAVVSMLSGQSTPQQMIDEASKAGAKG; from the coding sequence ATGAAGGGCAAGAGGATCCTCGCCGGTTCCGCCGCACTCGTGGTCGGCGCTATGGCGCTGGCCGGCTGCAGCGCCGGCGGATCGAGCGGCAACAGCGACGGCAAGGTCGAGATGACCCTGTGGCAGAACTCCACGACGGGCCCCGGCCAGCAGTTCTGGAAGGACGCCATCGCCGCGTTCGAGAAGGAGAACCCGAACGTCACCATCAAGATGCAGTCGATCCAGAACGAGGACCTGGACGGAAAGCTGCAGACGTCGCTGAACGCCGGCGACCCGCCGGACATCTTCCTTCAGCGCGGCGGCGGCAAGATGGCCGCGATGGTGCAGGCCGGCCAGCTCATGGACCTCACCGGCAAGATCGAGGGCGAGGCCAAGGAGCACATCTCGGCGGGTTCGCTCAAGGGCACGAGCTACCAGGACAAGGTGTGGGCGATGCCCCTCTCCGTGCTTCCGGGCGGCATCTTCTACAGCCAGGACCTCTACAACGCGGCCGGCGTCACCGAGACCCCGACGACGATCGACGAGCTCGTCGCCGCGAACGACAAGCTCAAGGCGACCGGCGTCGCCCCCCTCGCGCTCGGCGCGAAGGACGCGTGGCCGGCAGCCCACTGGTTCTACTGGTTCGCCCTGCGCGAGTGCGCCCCCAAGACCATGGAGGAGACAGGCGACTCGAAGGACTTCAGCGACCCGTGCTGGCTCAAGGCGGCCGAGGATCTGGACGCCTTCGCCAAGACCAAGCCGTTCAACGACGGCTTCCTCACCACCTCCGCACAGCAGGGCGCCGGCAGCTCGGCCGGCCTCGTCGCCAACCACAAGGCCGGCGGCGAGCTGATGGGCGCGTGGGACCCGGGTGTGATCGCCTCGCTCACGCCGGACGAGAAGCCTCTCCCCGATCTCGCGTGGTACCCCTTCCCCGAGGTGAAGGGCGGCAAGGGTGAGCCGGGCTCGATCATGGGCGGCATCGACGGGTACTCGTGCTCGGCGAAGGCTCCCAAGGAGTGCGTGGACTTCCTCAACTTCGTCGCGAGCGACGCGCAGCAGACGGCCTACTACAAGGCGTACAACTCGCCGCCCGTCAACGAAGAGGCCCAGAAGGCCGTCACCGAGCCCTACCTGAAGCAGATCCTCGAGGCCTACAACAAGGCTCCGTTCGTCTCGCAGTGGCTCGACACGGTGCTCGGCCAGAGCGTCGGCAACGCCCTCAACGTGGCCGTCGTATCGATGCTCTCCGGTCAGAGCACGCCCCAGCAGATGATCGACGAGGCCAGCAAGGCCGGAGCCAAGGGCTAG
- a CDS encoding LacI family DNA-binding transcriptional regulator, whose protein sequence is MKRRPTITDVAEAAGVSVSTVSKAVNGRYGVASETVDHVLAVVAEMGYESSLIASSMRSRTTGVIGVLVADFEPFSAEILKGVGQALRDSAYDLLAYSGTHGTAEGWERRSLSRLSGTLIDGAIMVTPTVVNVGTEVPLVAIDPHTGPADLPTVEADSFGGALQATRHLIDLGHSRIGFIAGRPDLRSSIARDAGYRRALADAGIAVDPHLVGSGSYRQDAVRVAALEMLERSDRPTAIFAANDISAIEIVKVAGELGLDIPNDLSVIGFDDVPEASKATPALSTVRQPMQTLGAEAARLLLALMQGETPPATHLTLPTRLVPRGTTAPPR, encoded by the coding sequence ATGAAGCGCCGACCCACCATCACCGACGTCGCCGAAGCCGCCGGCGTCTCCGTCTCCACCGTCTCCAAGGCGGTGAACGGCCGCTACGGAGTCGCGAGCGAGACCGTCGATCACGTGCTCGCCGTCGTGGCCGAGATGGGCTACGAATCCAGCCTCATCGCGAGCAGCATGCGCTCGCGCACGACGGGTGTCATCGGCGTGCTCGTCGCGGATTTCGAGCCGTTCAGCGCCGAGATCCTCAAGGGCGTGGGGCAGGCGCTGCGCGACTCCGCCTACGACCTGCTCGCCTATTCGGGCACCCACGGCACCGCCGAGGGCTGGGAGCGGCGCTCGCTCTCGCGCCTCAGCGGCACCCTCATCGACGGCGCCATCATGGTGACGCCGACCGTCGTCAACGTCGGCACCGAGGTGCCGCTCGTCGCGATCGATCCGCACACGGGTCCGGCCGACCTTCCGACGGTCGAGGCGGACAGCTTCGGCGGTGCGCTGCAGGCGACGCGTCACCTCATCGACCTGGGCCACAGCCGCATCGGCTTCATCGCGGGTCGACCCGATCTGCGGTCGTCGATCGCGCGGGATGCCGGCTACCGCCGGGCGCTCGCGGACGCGGGCATCGCCGTCGATCCTCACCTCGTCGGGTCGGGCAGCTACCGGCAGGATGCCGTCCGCGTCGCCGCCCTCGAGATGCTCGAGCGCTCGGATCGACCCACGGCGATCTTCGCCGCCAACGACATCTCCGCGATCGAGATCGTCAAGGTGGCCGGTGAGCTCGGGCTCGACATCCCGAACGATCTGTCGGTGATCGGCTTCGACGACGTGCCCGAGGCGTCCAAGGCGACGCCGGCGCTCTCGACCGTCCGCCAGCCGATGCAGACGCTCGGCGCCGAGGCCGCGCGCCTGCTCCTGGCGCTGATGCAGGGGGAGACGCCGCCGGCGACCCACCTGACCCTGCCGACGCGGCTCGTTCCGCGGGGGACGACGGCACCGCCGCGCTGA
- a CDS encoding ROK family transcriptional regulator: MTDNGGSIEGVRQRNLARLLRLVHLDGPQSRAALTETTGLNRSTIADLVGELVRRGLVEERAPDPSRRVGRPSPVVAPASSVVAIAANPEVDALEIAAVGLDRGIPVRERIEVTHLLTPEKTAELIASTIAAWREGALADARIAAAGVAVPGLVRASDGLVRNAPHLRWRDEPLRDLVAEATGLPTVIGNDATYGTMAEHLFGAARGLDDVVYLNGGASGIGGGLIVNGAPVAGAGGYAGEFGQNRPGIAAEVDRRAHDGVLEDEVSRARLLSVARLTTADDATLATALKESSSPEAAEELARQRRILATALANAVNVLNPSAVVLGGFLATIAEHDPDELRELVARQAMSANVEELEIRSAELAQDRLLIGAAEAAFDELLRDPAGVEPA; this comes from the coding sequence GTGACCGACAACGGGGGCTCCATCGAGGGCGTGCGTCAGCGCAACCTCGCGCGCCTCCTCCGGCTCGTCCACCTCGACGGCCCCCAGTCGCGTGCGGCCCTCACCGAGACGACCGGGCTCAACCGGTCCACGATCGCCGACCTCGTCGGCGAGCTCGTGCGCCGCGGCCTGGTCGAGGAGCGCGCGCCCGACCCCTCGCGCCGGGTCGGCCGGCCGTCGCCCGTCGTCGCCCCCGCATCCTCGGTCGTCGCGATCGCGGCGAACCCCGAGGTCGACGCGCTCGAGATCGCCGCCGTCGGCCTCGACCGCGGCATCCCGGTGCGTGAGCGCATCGAGGTGACCCACCTGCTCACGCCGGAGAAGACGGCCGAGCTCATCGCCTCCACGATCGCGGCGTGGCGGGAAGGCGCGCTCGCCGACGCGCGCATCGCCGCCGCGGGCGTCGCCGTCCCCGGACTCGTCCGCGCGTCGGACGGGCTCGTGCGCAACGCGCCCCACCTGCGCTGGCGGGACGAGCCGCTGCGCGACCTCGTCGCCGAGGCGACGGGACTTCCCACCGTCATCGGCAACGACGCCACCTACGGCACGATGGCGGAGCACCTGTTCGGTGCCGCGCGAGGCCTCGATGACGTCGTCTACCTCAACGGCGGCGCGAGCGGCATCGGCGGCGGCCTCATCGTGAACGGCGCACCGGTGGCCGGCGCGGGCGGCTACGCCGGCGAGTTCGGGCAGAACCGTCCCGGCATCGCCGCGGAGGTCGACCGACGCGCCCACGACGGCGTGCTCGAAGACGAGGTCAGCCGCGCCCGCCTCCTGAGCGTCGCCCGGCTCACCACCGCCGACGACGCCACGCTCGCGACCGCCCTGAAGGAGTCGTCGAGCCCCGAGGCCGCCGAGGAGCTCGCACGGCAGCGTCGCATCCTCGCGACCGCCCTCGCGAACGCCGTGAACGTGCTCAACCCGTCCGCCGTCGTGCTCGGCGGATTCCTCGCGACGATCGCCGAGCACGACCCCGACGAGCTGCGCGAGCTCGTCGCCCGCCAGGCGATGTCGGCGAACGTCGAGGAGCTCGAGATCCGCTCCGCCGAGCTCGCACAGGATCGGCTGCTCATCGGCGCCGCCGAGGCGGCCTTCGACGAGCTGCTGCGCGACCCCGCCGGCGTCGAGCCCGCCTGA
- the xylA gene encoding xylose isomerase: MPTPTRADKFSFGLWTIGYNGTDPFGGPTRPALDVVHAVEKLAELGAYGLTFHDDDLFAFGSTDAERQTQIDRLKGALADTGLIVPMVTTNLFSAPVFKDGGFTSNDRQVRRFALRKVFRQLDLGAELGAKTFVMWGGREGAEYDSAKDIRAALERYREAVNLLGDYVTDKGYDIRFAIEPKPNEPRGDILLPTLGHAIAFIDSLERPELVGLNPEVGHEQMAGLNFAAGIAQALYHGKLFHIDLNGQRGIKYDQDLVFGHGDLHNAFALVDLLENGGPGGVPAYDGPRHFDYKPSRTEDETGVWDSAAANMRTYLLLKERAAAFRADPEVQEALEAARVPELSQPTLNEGETYDDFLADRSAYEDFDPSVYLGGKGFGFVRLQQLATEHLLGAR; encoded by the coding sequence ATGCCCACCCCCACCCGCGCCGACAAGTTCTCGTTCGGTCTCTGGACCATCGGCTACAACGGCACCGACCCGTTCGGCGGCCCGACGCGGCCCGCGCTCGACGTCGTCCACGCTGTCGAGAAGCTCGCGGAGCTCGGCGCCTACGGCCTGACCTTCCACGACGACGACCTGTTCGCCTTCGGCTCGACCGACGCCGAGCGCCAGACGCAGATCGACCGCCTGAAGGGCGCGCTCGCCGACACCGGCCTGATCGTCCCGATGGTCACGACCAACCTCTTCTCGGCACCCGTCTTCAAGGACGGCGGATTCACCTCGAACGACCGTCAGGTGCGTCGCTTCGCCCTCCGCAAGGTCTTCCGCCAGCTCGACCTCGGTGCCGAGCTCGGCGCCAAGACGTTCGTCATGTGGGGCGGCCGCGAGGGCGCCGAGTACGACTCGGCCAAGGACATCCGCGCGGCGCTCGAGCGCTACCGCGAGGCCGTGAACCTCCTCGGCGACTACGTGACCGACAAGGGCTACGACATCCGCTTCGCCATCGAGCCCAAGCCGAACGAGCCCCGCGGCGACATCCTGCTCCCGACGCTCGGCCACGCGATCGCCTTCATCGACTCGCTCGAGCGCCCCGAGCTCGTCGGCCTCAACCCCGAGGTCGGCCACGAGCAGATGGCGGGCCTGAACTTCGCCGCCGGCATCGCCCAGGCGCTCTACCACGGCAAGCTCTTCCACATCGACCTCAACGGTCAGCGCGGCATCAAGTACGACCAGGACCTCGTCTTCGGCCACGGCGACCTGCACAACGCGTTCGCGCTGGTCGACCTGCTCGAGAACGGCGGCCCCGGCGGCGTCCCCGCGTACGACGGCCCCCGTCACTTCGACTACAAGCCGAGCCGCACCGAGGACGAGACCGGCGTCTGGGACTCGGCCGCCGCGAACATGCGCACGTACCTCCTGCTCAAGGAGCGCGCCGCGGCCTTCCGCGCCGACCCCGAGGTGCAGGAGGCGCTCGAGGCCGCCCGCGTGCCGGAGCTCTCGCAGCCGACGCTCAACGAGGGTGAGACGTACGACGACTTCCTCGCCGACCGCTCGGCCTACGAGGACTTCGACCCCAGCGTCTACCTCGGCGGCAAGGGCTTCGGCTTCGTGCGCCTGCAGCAGCTCGCGACCGAGCACCTGCTCGGCGCCCGCTGA